One window of Pyrus communis chromosome 12, drPyrComm1.1, whole genome shotgun sequence genomic DNA carries:
- the LOC137710297 gene encoding uncharacterized protein, which produces MYHPTRGGVRGGRDQFSWDDVKVDKHRENYLGHSIKAPVGRWQKGKDLHWYARDKKAQKAEMDAAKEEIKRIKEEEEQAMREALGLAPKRASRAQGSRLDKHEFSELVKRGSTAEDVGEGHAEAARVHGLGFARAPCPWDESSSLHPTAKDVPPEMGKSDVPNSPPKEKVEEELEDESSRKKRRRDERKQEKHERREKHGKRPSDERRKDKKHKEKRRHGSDAE; this is translated from the exons ATGTATCATCCCACTAGAGGCGGTGTTCGTGGCGGTCGAGATC AATTCAGTTGGGATGATGTTAAGGTTGATAAACATCGAGAGAACTATCTTGGTCACAGCATCAAGGCGCCTGTGGGAAGATGGCAAAAAG GTAAAGATCTACACTGGTATGCTAGAGACAAAAAAGCTCAGAAGGCAGAAATGGATGCTGCAAAAGAAGAGATCAAGAGAATtaaggaagaggaggagcagGCTATGAGGGAGGCTCTTGGCTTAGCTCCTAAGCGTGCAAGCCGTGCTCAAGGTAGTCGGCTTGATAAGCATGAGTTTTCGGAACTTGTGAAACGAGGCTCGACTGCAGAGGACGTAGGTGAAGGGCACGCTGAAGCAGCACGTGTGCATGGTCTTGGATTTGCAAG AGCACCCTGCCCTTGGGATGAGTCAAGTTCTCTTCATCCAACAGCGAAGGATGTTCCACCTGAAATGGGAAAGTCGGATGTTCCTAATTCACcaccaaaagaaaaagttgaagaggAGCTAGAGGATGAAAGCAGTCGAAAGAAGAGGAGGCGTGATGAGAGAAAGCAGGAGAAACATGAGAGGCGTGAAAAGCATGGGAAACGCCCCTCAGATGAGAGGAGGAAAGACAAGAAACACAAGGAGAAGAGAAGACATGGTTCCGACGCCGAATGA
- the LOC137710296 gene encoding syntaxin-22-like isoform X2 — MSFRDLEAGRGSNYSRRGDLGNGKQDPTQAVASGIFQINTAVSTFQRLVNTIGTPKDTPELREKLHKTRLHIGQLVKDTSEKLKQVSERDHHTEANASKKITDAKLAKDFQAVLKEFQKAQRLAAERETAYAPFVPQAVLPSSYTASEIDVNSEKSPEQRALLVESRRQEVVLLDNEIAFNEAIIEEREQGIQEIQQQIGEVNDIFKDLAILVHEQGTMIDDIGSNIEGAHAATGQAKSQLVKASKTQRSNSSLLNQKIV; from the exons atGAGCTTTCGCGATCTGGAAGCGGGTCGGGGTTCCAATTATTCCCGGCGAGGAGACCTCGGCAATGGAAAGCAGGACCCCACCCAAGCTGTGGCCTCCGGCATTTTCCAGATCAACACCGCCGTATCCACCTTCCAGAGGCTCGTCAACACCATCGGCACCCCCAAGGACACGCCCGAGCTCCGCGAAAAGCT GCACAAGACGAGACTACATATTGGGCAATTGGTGAAGGATACTTCAGAAAAACTTAAACAAGTCAGCGAAAGAGATCATCATACTGAAGCTAAT GCAAGCAAGAAGATTACAGATGCTAAGCTCGCAAAAGATTTTCAAGCAGTGCTGAAAGAATTTCAGAAGGCTCAACGACTTGCAGCTGAGAGGGAAACAGCATATGCTCCTTTTGTTCCTCAAGCTGTTCTTCCTTCCAG TTACACCGCTAGCGAGATAGATGTAAACTCAGAAAAGAGTCCGGAACAGCGTGCTCTCCTTGTGGAATCTAGAAG ACAAGAGGTTGTGCTATTGGACAACGAGATTGCCTTCAATGAGGCTATCATTGAGGAAAGAGAACAGGGAATACAAGAAATCCAGCAGCAAATTGGTGAAGTGAATGATATTTTTAAAGATCTTGCTATACTGGTTCATGAGCAAGGAACCATGATTG ATGACATTGGCTCCAATATTGAGGGTGCTCATGCTGCAACTGGGCAGGCGAAGTCTCAACTTGTGAAGGCGTCAAAGACCCAAAGATCAAATTCGTCTCTg CTTAATCAGAAGATTGTCTAA
- the LOC137710296 gene encoding syntaxin-22-like isoform X1, which yields MSFRDLEAGRGSNYSRRGDLGNGKQDPTQAVASGIFQINTAVSTFQRLVNTIGTPKDTPELREKLHKTRLHIGQLVKDTSEKLKQVSERDHHTEANASKKITDAKLAKDFQAVLKEFQKAQRLAAERETAYAPFVPQAVLPSSYTASEIDVNSEKSPEQRALLVESRRQEVVLLDNEIAFNEAIIEEREQGIQEIQQQIGEVNDIFKDLAILVHEQGTMIDDIGSNIEGAHAATGQAKSQLVKASKTQRSNSSLSCLLLVIFGIVLLIVIVVLAA from the exons atGAGCTTTCGCGATCTGGAAGCGGGTCGGGGTTCCAATTATTCCCGGCGAGGAGACCTCGGCAATGGAAAGCAGGACCCCACCCAAGCTGTGGCCTCCGGCATTTTCCAGATCAACACCGCCGTATCCACCTTCCAGAGGCTCGTCAACACCATCGGCACCCCCAAGGACACGCCCGAGCTCCGCGAAAAGCT GCACAAGACGAGACTACATATTGGGCAATTGGTGAAGGATACTTCAGAAAAACTTAAACAAGTCAGCGAAAGAGATCATCATACTGAAGCTAAT GCAAGCAAGAAGATTACAGATGCTAAGCTCGCAAAAGATTTTCAAGCAGTGCTGAAAGAATTTCAGAAGGCTCAACGACTTGCAGCTGAGAGGGAAACAGCATATGCTCCTTTTGTTCCTCAAGCTGTTCTTCCTTCCAG TTACACCGCTAGCGAGATAGATGTAAACTCAGAAAAGAGTCCGGAACAGCGTGCTCTCCTTGTGGAATCTAGAAG ACAAGAGGTTGTGCTATTGGACAACGAGATTGCCTTCAATGAGGCTATCATTGAGGAAAGAGAACAGGGAATACAAGAAATCCAGCAGCAAATTGGTGAAGTGAATGATATTTTTAAAGATCTTGCTATACTGGTTCATGAGCAAGGAACCATGATTG ATGACATTGGCTCCAATATTGAGGGTGCTCATGCTGCAACTGGGCAGGCGAAGTCTCAACTTGTGAAGGCGTCAAAGACCCAAAGATCAAATTCGTCTCTg agtTGCTTGCTCTTGGTAATATTCGGAATTGTGCTTCTCATCGTGATAGTAGTACTTGCAGCTTAA